The nucleotide sequence TAAGGTGAATCTACAACTTTGTGACAGGCGATCAACAGAAATTTCGCTTGTTATTCGTCAAACAATGGAGGCAAGCATATTAACACATTTAATGCCACACTCACAGGTGAGTCATCTAATCAGTTGTGCTGCAAGAAACCTCTATCCCGAATTATAAACAGGACCCACTTTGAATTCTTACTGTGATTGTTTTGTAGATTGACATATTTGTCCAAGTTCTTCAAGCTGATGGTGGTAAGTGCACTATATTTGAATATTTCAGATCTATCTCTAATCTACATGCATAAATAGAACCAACTTTATTTCCTTTCCAAACCAAAGGCACACAACACAAGATTCTTTTTGTCCAGAGGCCGTTTAAATATTTTACTTAGTACACATGCATTTTCTTGTTTCCATTACCCAGTCCTGCTATGATCTACTATTATTTTTACCTATTTTGAAACGATTGTAGCATGAGTGGTGCTTAAAATGACTCCAATTCCTATCTTGATCATGACTGTATATAACAGGAACCAGGTCTGCATGCATCAATGCTGCAACGCTAGCACTTGCAGATGCTGGGATTCCAATGCGAGACATAGTCACTTCTTGCAGTGCTGGGTATCTGTGTTCTACTCCTTTGCTTGGTATGGGCCTATTTTCTGTTCTCACATCTATGACAAAGCTAAGAATCATCTCACAAAGAGGCCTCAACCATTCTAATATGTTATTTCAGATCTGAATTATATAGAAGACAGCGCTGGAGGCGCGGATGTCACCGTTGGCATTCTTGCAAAGATGGACAAAGTGACTCTTCTGCAGGTTACAGAACGATCATAAACTTTGATTGCTCCAAATTTCAGGGTCTCCCTAGCCCACGCCTCATCTGCAACACAAACTTTCTGATGCAACACATTTCTTATGTGCTTAGTTTGCTGCATGACATCATTCATTCACAGCAACACTAATGCTCAAATGGCGATTTTCAGATGGACGCGAAACTACCAATGGACACATTTGAGACTGTGATGGACCTTGCAAGTGAAGGGTGCAAAGCGATCGCAACCTACATCCGAGAGGTTAAGAACCGTTCCTTGTTCTCGGCCGCCCTTGCTCAATTATATCTCCAAACTTGTCGTCCTACCATTGGACACACTGAAACCTTATTGTTGTGTACACCAATGATTTCCCATTGTATGGAACCTCAATGCCGATTGGTTGTGCCGTGATGCTGAAGCAGGTGCTATTGGAGAACACGAAGCAGCTGGAGTGTCAGCGAGGCTAGTCAAACCTAGCAGGTGGAGGCCATTGAACGAGAGCGTGTAGCACTTGAAGGCGGATCTTTTGTGTAACACAGATTGATGGCTTATCTGCCTACCACAGACACTGAACCTGTCAAAGATAGCTGGACCATCATTTTCCCTCCTAACGTAAATGCTGTAGCGCACAGGAGATGACATCTTGATTATGTGAAACTTTGATGTTGAACTTGGTATCCATGTTGTACTTTTGAAAATGTTTTAACATGGTGCAAATTTAACTTAAATAGCAGACGGAGTATGGTACATACATCCCTAGGCTGACATGTTGTGAAAGCATTTCTACTTCTTTTATGATGGATGATGAAAATTTTGTTTGACTGAAAAACTCTTATAGAAGAAAGCATATGTATGCTGCTATCATTCTGCCCGCATCATCACCAAATGGCAACGCAGCTCCATCACACCATTTTGCTGGCTGtagtcaaatactccctccgttttttatTTACTCCCCATATTAGCTTTGattgaagtcaaactttataaggTTTGTAGAAAACAATATGAATATTTACAATAACAAATTTGTATGATGTGAAAATATATGCAATGATGAATCCGATGGTATTGATTTGGTAGTTAATATACTATTTTTCTACAAACTTGTTGAAAgtatacaaagtttgactttagacaaacCTAATatacggagtaaataaaaacagagagagTATTATTTCGCCTTGAAGACACAAAAGGAGATATAATAAATACATCAGTTTCGTTCACAACAATGGAGCCAAAGTTACAACACACGTCTACATAATGTATATCAATAGGGTTTGAATCAATAGAGCAACAATATACTGAACTGATGATATGGACACAAAGGGAACATCAAGCACACTATTAAACCGGCACGCAGGCCGCCGAGTTAGTTTTGGGCAAGCACACTATTACCGACAGGAAACGCTGACATGGTAGCATTGTTCTCCTGGCCCGTGGCGTCCACCCTCAGGCGTCatgtgaaagaaatatgccctaagaggcaataataaaattattatttttttccttatatcatgataaatgtttattattcatgctagaattgtattaaccggaaacataatacatgtgtgaatacatagacaaacagattgtcactagtatgcctctacttgactagctcgttgatcaaagatggttatgtttcataaccatagatatgagttgtcatttgattaacggggtcacatcattaggagaatgatgtgattgactggacccattccgttagcttagcacacgatcgttttagtaatatgctattgctttcttcatgacttatacatgttcctatgactatgagattatgcaactcccgtttaccggaggaacactttgtgtgctaccaaacgtcagaacgtaactgggtgattataaaggtggtctacaggtgtctccaaaggtacttgttgggttggcatatttcgagattaggatttgtcactccgaatatcagagaggtatctctgggccctctcggtaatgcacaccacttaagccttgcaagcattgctactaatgagttagttgcgggatgatgtattacaaaacgagtaaagagacttgccggtaacgagattgaactaggtattgagataccgacgatcgaatctcgggcaagtaacataccgatgacaaagggaacaacgtatgttgttatgcggtttgaccggtaaagatcttcgtagaatatgtgggagccaatatgaacaaccaggtttcactattggttattgaccggagacacgtctcggtcatgtctacatagttctcgaacccgtagggtccgcacgcttaaagtttcgatgacggttatattatgagtttatatgttttgatgtaccgaaggttgttcggagtctcggatgtgatcccggacatgacgaggagtctcgaaatggtcgagacatgaagattgatatattggaagcctatgtttgtgttggggaacgtagtaatttcaaaaatttcctatgcacacgcaagatcatggtgatgcatagcaatgagaggggagagtgttgtctatgtaccctcgtagaccggaaacggaagtgttagcacaacacagttaatgtagtcgtacgtcttcacggcccgaccgatcaagcaccaaaactacggcacctccgagttttagcacacgttcagctcgatgatgatccccggactccgatctagcaaagtgtcggggatgagttcggtcagcacgacagtgtggtgacgatcttgatgttttaccgtcgcagggcttcgcctaagcaccgctacaatattatcgaggactatggtggaggggggcaccgcacacggctaagagatcaatgatcaactgttgtgtctctggggtgccccctgcccccgtatataaaggagtggaggagggggccgaccaaggagggtggcgcgccctaagggggagtccaactcccac is from Triticum aestivum cultivar Chinese Spring chromosome 3A, IWGSC CS RefSeq v2.1, whole genome shotgun sequence and encodes:
- the LOC123059944 gene encoding exosome complex component RRP41 homolog, with translation MEYVNPLTGFRVDGRRPNEMRQLKGEVGVVSRADGSALFEMGNTRVIAAVYGPREIQNRSQQQNSKEALVRCEYRMAEFSTGDRRRKPKGDRRSTEISLVIRQTMEASILTHLMPHSQIDIFVQVLQADGGTRSACINAATLALADAGIPMRDIVTSCSAGYLCSTPLLDLNYIEDSAGGADVTVGILAKMDKVTLLQMDAKLPMDTFETVMDLASEGCKAIATYIREVLLENTKQLECQRG